One window from the genome of Cryptococcus neoformans var. neoformans JEC21 chromosome 12 sequence encodes:
- a CDS encoding riken protein, putative codes for MLQYRLLAAIALNTAVYASPAPNHFVLTSPEEVLDRSYDSYPYFSHGQKEIEAITIYDGTGYVQEYSIELPHAAVWTEQGWLSRWLALGGEGEVVVHLDDPKGAEKAENITLPHRPAAFPSHPSISLPLSGRLLPFSSFLTPSASHSPSELLACIPSSIIPRPPTRPGKSEDVKIALIERGTCDFATKAMAAQDRGAHAVIVGDTKARAGETDAEGRKREGLITMFSPQETDSLYIPAVFVSRASYLGLRDLLANQTGSKSPGQGLYIDISEGSDEGNALSGLLSFAILMPTLFLLAMIGIHRLRVVRQREADRAPAMVVLSLPERVWTPDIVWEKDDDSSEGPGSPSPEGGERSLLTDEQEVHDSQRSILNDPTDADASQTHPPPPVDLSIISPPLLPPLTETNPSFSPILPAHPPLSSSTDNAGPSRNSRKHKRPTRRYFSKDECAICMDAFEKGDIVRILPCGHVFHKEECDEWLMKWRKLCPTCRADVTLPQVKIKGSTMTPVIGPPMAVDADRTEQTPSSFDTLAAFPNPDFNSNLGGGTLGSGPGTSSSPSRPWRLPEVWRDVRERLIGWVGPGFGLRRTGVRLGEGEEEGGAGEEEEERERMVAGEESV; via the exons ATGCTCCAATACCGCCTACTTGCGGCCATCGCTCTCAACACAGCCGTTTACGCATCTCCCGCCCCGAATCATTTCGTTCTGACTAGTCCAGAAGAGGTTCTTGATCGCAGTTACGATTCTTATCCTTACTTTTCGCACGGGcagaaagagattgaggcGATAACTATATATGATGGAACGGGCTATGTCCAAGAGTACTCCATCGAGCTGCCTCATGCGGCTGTCTGGACCGAACAGGGGTGGTTGAGTCGGTGGTTGGCTTTGGGCGGAGAGGGCGAAGTTGTTGTCCAT CTGGATGACCCCAAGGGAGCAGAAAAAGCAGAAAACATTACCCTTCCCCACCGCCCAGCCGctttcccatcccatccatccatctcgcTTCCGCTCTCTGGTCGTCTCCTCCCATTCTCTTCATTCCTCACTCCGTCCGCCTCCCATTCCCCTTCTGAGCTACTCGCATGTATCCCGTCCAGTATCATTCCTCGACCACCAACACGTCCTGGGAAATCGGAAGATGTGAAGATTGCACTGATCGAAAGGGGCACATGTGACTTCGCGACGAAAGCAATGGCAGCACAAGATAGGGGTGCGCATGCGGTCATTGTGGGTGATACAAAGGCGAGAGCTGGGGAGACGGACGCGGAGGgtaggaagagggagggatTGATCACAATGTTTTCGCCTC AGGAGACAGATAGTCTCTATATTCCGGCAGTATTTGTTTCTCGCGCGTCATATCTTGGGTTAAGAGACTTGCTTGCCAATCAGACAGGCTCAAAAAGCCCTGGTCAGGGGCTATACATTGACATTAGTGAAGGCTCCGATGAAGGAAA CGCTCTCTCAGGTCTACTTTCGTTTGCAATACTTATGCCCACCTTGTTTTTATTGGCTATGATTGGTATCCACCGTCTCCGTGTTGTTCG CCAACGTGAAGCAGATCGTGCCCCAGCAATGGTCGTCCTCAGTCTTCCCGAACGAGTCTGGACACCCGATATCGTctgggagaaggacgatGATTCGTCCGAAGGGCCTGGGAGTCCTAGTCCGGAAGGTGGGGAGAGAAGTCTGCTTACAGATGAACAAGAGGTACATGACTCTCAGAGGTCCATTTTAAACGATCCCACAGACGCCGATGCATCACAAACTCACCCTCCACCGCCTGTCGATCTTTCAATCATTTCCCCTCCACTTCTCCCGCCTTTAACCGAGACCaacccatccttctcccctaTCCTCCCTGCCCATCCCCCgctatcttcttccacagaTAACGCCGGCCCAAGCCGGAATAGCAGAAAACACAAACGCCCGACAAGACGGTACTTTTCCAAAGATGAGTGTGCTATCTGTATGGACGCGTTTGAAAAAGGTGACATTGTCCGAATCTTGCCATGCGGACATGTCTTTCATAAAGAGGAATGTGACGAGTGGTTGATGAAATGGCGGAAGCTC TGTCCGACATGCCGAGCAGACGTAACGCTCCCTCAAGTGAAGATTAAAGGCTCCACCATGACACCCGTCATCGGTCCACCCATGGCCGTCGATGCTGATCGTACCGAGCAAactccatcttctttcgaTACCCTGGCCGCTTTCCCGAACCCAGACTTCAACTCAAATTTGGGGGGAGGAACCCTCGGCTCAGGTCCAGGCACATCATCGTCTCCATCCAGACCATGGAGGTTGCCGGAAGTTTGGAGGGATGTGAGGGAAAGGCTAATTGGATGGGTCGGTCCTGGGTTCGGGCTAAGGAGGACGGGGGTGAGGCTTGgtgagggagaggaggagggaggggcaggggaagaagaagaggagagggaaaggatggtCGCTGGAGAAGAGTCCGTTTGA
- a CDS encoding purine-cytosine permease, putative — protein MSIAPPEYDEKDIEAQSFVSPTGRQHNHASAGGILQAEDGVPRGKGISAPLWKAMAWFDRFGVEARGIERVPEDDRPHTSWWDNGTLWFSVNSCVGTFSVGYLGHLYYGMGLRDAALTIVFFNLLSCAPVAYMCIFGKELGLRQMVLSRFALGYWTGIIPVIFNLIACCGWATMNTIGGISCWRAISTTHQIPVIAAAVILAFLGLIVSFCGYKFIHLYEKFAGYPVLIAFLVSMGTSAKYMDLPGAWGPSGPVGAAGVLTFGCAIAGYAIGWVGFAADFTVSMPKETSTKKLFWVTFWGLAIPLIFIELMGALAVTTFNARPDWEEMFNDGAVGGLLAGLLQPCGGFGKFLLVILGLSTVAVNTPNVYIFTNTFHALSPYCQAIPRPFIALIVSIIYAVLAAAGANSFSAVLEHLLLFLAYWLTMYFGIVATEHLVFRKNSFDNYVPDDYRNWRMLPLGVAGFFALGLGWTGAALGKSSLRNFFPFFWNARSTHGWLIEERA, from the exons ATGTCCATCGCACCACCTGAATACGACGAAAAAGATATCGAAGCCCAAAGCTTTGTTTCCCCAACAGGCCGCCAACATAATCACGCCTCTGCAGGTGGTATTCTACAGGCTGAAGATGGTGTACCCCGAGGAAAGGGtatctctgcccctttaTGGAAAGCCATGGCCTGGTTTGATCGG TTTGGCGTTGAAGCAAGAGGTATTGAAAGAGTACCAGAAGATGATAGGCCTCATACCAGCTG GTGGGATAACGGCACACTTTGGTTCTCTGTCAACTCTTGTGTCGGCACTTTCAGTGTAGGCTACTTGGGACATCTCTACTACGGTATGGGCCTTCGAGATGCCGCTCTCACTattgtcttcttcaacttgcTTTCCTGCGCTCCCGTCGCTTACATGTGCATTTTCGGTAAA GAACTTGGACTTCGTCAGATGGTTCTTTCACGTTTTGCCCTTGGCTACTGGACCGGAATTATCCCCGTTATCTTCAACTTGATTGCTTGTTGTGGTTGGGCCA CCATGAATACTATTGGTGGTATCTCTTGTTGGCGAGCAATCAGCACCACCCATCAAATACCTGTgatcgctgctgctgtgaTCCTTGCTTTCCTTGGTCTTATCGTTTCCTTCTGTGGATACAAGTTCATCCACCTTTATGAAAAGTTTGCTGGTTACCCTGTTCTGAT CGCTTTTCTGGTGTCAATGGGTACTTCTGCCAAGTACATGGATCTCCCAGGCGCGTGGGGTCCCAGCGGACCTGTAGGAGCCGCCGGTGTTCTCACATTTGGCTGTGCTATTGCCGGATACGC TATTGGATGGGTCGGTTTCGCGGCCGACTTTACCGTCTCCATGCCCAAAGAGACGAGCACCAAAAAGCTTTTTTGGGTTACCTTCTGGGGCTTGGCGATTCCACTGATCTTCATTGAGCTTATGGGTGCTTTGGCAGTCACTACCTTTAATGCCCGACCTGACTGGGAAGAGATGT TCAACGATGGTGCGGTTGGTGGTTTACTTGCCGgtcttcttcagccttgTGGCGGCTTTGGTAAATTCTTGCTTGTCATCCTCGGTTTGTCAACTGTGGCTGTCAACACACC CAATGTTTATATTTTCACCAACACCTTCCACGCCCTCTCTCCTTACTGCCAAGCTATCCCCCGACCTTTCATCGCCCTCATTGTCAGCATCATCTACGCTGTTCTCGCTGCCGCCGGTGCAAACTCCTTCTCTGCCGTGCTTGaacaccttcttctcttcttggctTACTGGCTCACCATGTACTTTGGCATCGTGGCGACTGAGCATCTGGTCTTTAGGAAGAACAGCTTTGACAATTATGTGCCAGATGATTACAGAAACTGGAGGATGTTGCCTTTGGGTGTCGCTGGATTCTTTGCCTTAGGTCTCGGATGGACAGGTGCTGCTCTTGGTAAGTCTTCACTTCGCAattttttccctttcttttgGAATGCACGCAGCACACACGGATGGCTAATTGAGGAACGGGCATGA
- a CDS encoding glutamate-5-semialdehyde dehydrogenase, putative produces MADSIASASNSGAESIAIAARRAFEASQLVNPSERDVALKAIRETLQASKDEIIAANKKDMEAAEALAATGKLSSSLVSRLDLGRPGKFEAMLQGITDVAALPAPTGIVTFAKEIGPELELHRVTCPVGVLLVIFEARPEVVVNIAALAIKSGNAAILKGGKESINTATLLSSLISQALAKTSIPPAFVQSVSTRSEISSLLAQDKYIDLVMPRGGNELVRSIQNNTRIPVMGHADGICAVYLDESAVQEKAVRIAVESKIDYMAACNAAETLLIHSSLLTTVWPAVASALMSNSVCLRCDAATLSALRDANIPKTSEFVTASSPADYSTEFLGPTIAVKAVESVQEAIQHINSHSSHHTDSIVTEDEASMSAWCRGLDSANCFVNASTRFADGTRYGLGTEVGISTGKTHARGPVGLDGLIIYKYMMRSRKQDGSVIADHEKGGKGYTHKDLVKGEPPF; encoded by the exons CCTTCTGAACGAGATGTCGCTTTAAAAGCCATCAGAGAAACTCTCCAAGCATCCAAGGATGAAATCATTGCTGCCAACAAGAAAGACATGGAG GCTGCTGAGGCCCTCGCTGCTACTGGCAAactctcatcttcccttgTTTCCCGTCTTGACCTGGGACGCCCTGGAAAATTCGAAGCTATGCTTCAAGGTATCACCGATGTTGCTGCTCTTCCTGCCCCCACTGGTATCGTTACTTTTGCCAAGGAAATCGGTCCCGAACTGGAGCTCCATCGAGTGACTTGTCCCGTCGGCGTGTTGCTCGTCATTTTTGAGGCTAGGCCCGAAGTTGTTGTGAACATCGCTGCTTTGGCCATCAAAAGTG GTAACGCCGCTATATTGAAGGGTGGCAAAGAATCCATCAACACCGCtacccttctctcctccctcatcTCTCAAGCTCTCGCCAAGACATCCATCCCCCCAGCCTTCGTCCAGTCCGTGTCAACTCGATCAGAGATTTCGTCATTGCTCGCTCAGGACAAATATATTGACCTTGTTATGCCCCGAGGTGGTAATGAGCTCGTCAGGAGTATACAAAACAACACTAGGATTCCTGTCATGGGTCACGCCGATGGTATTTGTGCGGTGTACCTTGATGAGAGCGCAGTCCAAGAGAAGGCCGTCAGGATTGCCGTGGAATCCAAG ATCGACTACATGGCGGCCTGCAACGCCGCCGAAACTCTTCTAATccattcctctctcctcacCACTGTTTGGCCTGCCGTCGCATCTGCCCTCATGTCCAACTCTGTCTGCCTTCGGTGCGACGCTGCGACCCTCTCCGCTTTGCGAGACGCCAATATCCCCAAAACCAGCGAGTTTGTCACAgcctcctcccccgccgACTACAGCACTGAGTTCCTCGGCCCTACCATTGCCGTCAAGGCTGTCGAGTCTGTGCAAGAAGCCATTCAGCACATCAACTCTCATTCTTCCCACCACACCGATTCTATCGTCACCGAGGACGAGGCTTCCATGTCTGCTTGGTGCCGAGGGCTGGACAGTGCCAATTGCTTTGTCAATGCTTCTACACGATTTGCAGATGGTACTAGATATGGTCTGGGTACCGAAGTCGGGATCTCTACAGGCAAAACACACGCTCGAGGTCCTGTGGGTCTGGATGGGCTGATCATCTACAAGTACATGATGAGAAGTAGGAAGCAGGATGGGAGTGTGATTGCCGACCACGAGAAGGGTGGCAAAGGGTACACGCATAAGGATTTGGTCAAGGGCGAGCCTCCTTTCtaa
- a CDS encoding expressed protein: protein MSAPGAISKKLKFKGDKPKKKKRSHHHSSGGGGGDGDELEALAAADPRGWMFPSNPMEINGPAYILLPTEPLTCLAWDATRQKVYAAPIDIPQAPEGANDLSESEILLTIEPTDVNHVWVISRLSGSEDVVSLRTSTGTFLTASPSGSLTATTPSRGPLEAFIPITSRSSSSSVFPTFALQIQHNSKYFSATTVAGKAELRADADDVGEFEGLRIKCQREFVYKARQGEDVKGKKRMVDSGPSAASIEDDEMRRNREAQTWGAGRVKLSDKDRRDVKKAKKEGRYAEAMLDRRAALKSDRYAK, encoded by the exons ATGTCAGCTCCAGGCGCCATTTCAAAGAAGCTCAAGTTCAAGGGTGATaagccaaagaagaagaagagatctCATCACCACTCGTCaggtggaggcggaggcgatggagatgaacTTGAAGCTTTGGCCGCTGCTGACCCAAGAG GATGGATGTTCCCATCGAACCCTATGGAGATCAACGGCCCAGCTTACATTCTACTTCCTACCGAACCGCTCACCTGCCTTGCT TGGGATGCGACGAGACAGAAAGTATATGCCGCGCCTATCGACATTCCCCAGGCCCCCGAAGGCGCCAATGACCTCAGCGAATCTGAGATCCTTTTAACAATTGAGCCGACGGATGTGAACCATGTTTGGGTTATCTCAAGATTATCTGGAAGTGAAGATGTAGTGAGCTTGCGGACAAGTAC AGGGACATTCCTCACCGCGAGTCCATCAGGCTCTCTAACAGCTACCACCCCTTCTCGAGGACCTCTTGAAGCTTTTATCCCCATCACTTCAcgttcctcctcctcctccgtttTTCCCACTTTCGCCCTTCAAATACAACACAACTCCAAATACTTTTCGGCAACCACCGTTGCTGGTAAAGCCGAGTTGCGAGCTGATGCTGACGATGTTGGCGAGTTTGAAGGTTTGAGAATTAAGTGTCAAAGAGAGTTTGTGTACAAGGCaaggcaaggagaagatgtgaaagggaagaaaaggatggtGGATAGTGGACCTTCTGCGGCGTCAATTGAAGACGACgagatgagaaggaa TCGGGAAGCTCAGACATGGGGTGCAGGAAGGGTCAAGCTTTCTGACAAAGACAGGCGGGATGTAAAAAAGGCgaaaaaggaagggcgATATGCTGAAGCGATGTTAGACCGCAGAGCCGCTCTGAAGAG CGACCGATATGCAAAGTAA
- a CDS encoding Catalase A, putative, with protein MAQMLNQAVTAVTGDAKYRQMAENTIEQTSKTPLTTYFGVKVPETDVALRAGARGPTLLEDFHNREKIQHFDHERIPERVVHARGSAAHGEFKLHTPLTGITTAKVLTDTSKVVPAYVRFSTVVGSRGSADTVRDVRGFATRFYTDEGNWDLVGNNIPVFFIQDAIKFPDVIHALKPEPHNEMPQAQTAHDNAWDFISLHQQATHMQQWVTSDRAIPRSYRMMQGFGVHTFRLINEEGKSTFVKYHWIPHLGIHSLVWDEALKIAGQDPDFHRRDLWDAIEAKAYPKWELGVQLIKEEDEHKFDFDILDSTKIIPEELVPVQKIGTLTLTRNPVDFFAEVEQVAFCTQHIVPGMDFTDDPLLAGRNFSYADTQISRLGTNWHDLPINRPICPVMTNFRDGQMSMFSKTNRTPYHPNRHDSLPLTSSNNGGFQSYREKISGVKERLNGPKFQEFYSQATLFWNSMSETEREHIIAAYNFELSHCAEDIVIQNVINSLNEIDHGLATSVHATFPHLTLPEAKPTHNKKSEYLSQINGKHQVFTASGRRIGIYLVPGYTYSQVVPLLAAFEADGCMVKFIGPTLGPIKASNGQSFTAEFTFEGCRTTFFDAIVFVGGPDDSFIAKLKIGRLIHAAREAYMHLKPIGVLGNATQWMVNTCLPGDFSEKTKTESSVVVENGVVFAPGDPTLHSIKFAKQFLEGVAHHRVWDRQVAHIAA; from the exons ATGGCACAAATGCTGAATCAAG CCGTTACTGCCGTTACTGGCGATGCTAAATATCGCCAAATGGCCGAGAACACCATCGAACAGACCAGCAAGACTCCATTGACGACTTACTTTGGAGTGAAAGTCCCGGAAACTGATGTTGCGTTGCGAGCTGGTGCCAGGGGACCCACTCTCCTTGAAG ACTTCCATAACCGAGAGAAGATCCAACATTTTGATCATGAACGCATTCCCGAGCGAGTTGTGCACGCTCGTGGCTCTGCAGCTCATGGAGAGTTCAAATTGCATACTCCTCTGACCGGCATCACTACTGCAAAG GTTTTGACCGATACCAGCAAGGTCGTCCCTGCATATGTCAGGTTCAGCACGGTCGTTGGTTCACGAGGCAGCGCTGACACCGTGAGGGATGTCCGTGGCTTTGCCACTAGGTTTTATACCGACGAAGGTAACTGGGATCTCG TGGGCAACAACATCccagtcttcttcatccaa GATGCTATCAAATTCCCTGATGTTATTCACGCCCTTAAGCCCGAGCCTCACAATGAGATGCCTCAAGCCCAAACTGCACACGATAACGCTTGGGACTTtatctctcttcatcagcaaGCTACTCACATGCAGCAGTGGGTCACCTCCGACAGGGCTATTCCTCGATCCTATCGTATGATGCAAGGTTTCGGTGTTCATACCTTCAGACTTATCAACgaggaaggcaagagcACATTTGTCAAGTACCATTGGATTCCTCATCTCGGCATTCATTCTCTAGTGTGGGATGAGGCCCTCAAGATTGCCGGACAGGACCCGGACTTCCATCGAAGGGATCTCTGGGACGCAATCGAAGCCAAAGCATACCCCAAGTGGGAATTGGGCGTACAACTGatcaaagaggaagatgaacacAAGTTTGACTTCGACATTCTAGACTCAACCAAG ATAATCCCTGAGGAACTCGTACCTGTTCAGAAGATTGGGACTTTGACGCTCACTCGCAACCCTGTCGATTTCTTTGCTGAAGTAGAGCAAGTGGCCTTCTGTACACAACACATCGTTCCAGGCATGGACTTTACCGAcgatcctcttcttgctggCAGGAACTTCTCCTATGCTGACACTCAAATTTCACGTCTGGGCACCAACTGGCACGACCTCCCCATCAATAGACCTATTTGCCCCGTCATGACGAACTTCCGTGATGGGCAAATGAGTATGTTCAGCAAGACCAACAGGACACCCTACCACCCCAACAGGCACGATAGCCTTCCACTTACGTCTTCCAATAATGGTGGCTTCCAAAGCTATCGTGAGAAGATATCCGGTGTTAAAGAGCGGCTCAATGGGCCCAAGTTCCAG GAATTCTACTCGCAAGCAACCCTTTTCTGGAACTCAATGTCCGAGACGGAGAGGGAGCATATCATTGCCGCGTACAACTTCGAGTTGTCACACTGCGCGGAAGACATTGTCATTCAAAACGTCATCAATAGCCTCAATGAAATCGACCACGGGCTTGCTACTTCGGTTCACGCTACCTTCCCTCACCTTACTTTGCCTGAGGCCAAACCCACCCACAATAAGAAGTCTGAATATCTGTCGCAAATCAATGGCAAGCACCAAGTCTTCACGGCTTctgggagaaggattgGTATTTACCTCGTGCCCGGGTACACCTACTCGCAAGTTGTACCTTTGCTTGCTGCTTTTGAAGCGGATGGATGTATGGTGAAATTT ATTGGCCCTACGCTTGGTCCAATCAAGGCTTCAAATGGTCAGTCATTCACCGCCGAATTCACGTTCGAAGGCTGTCGCACTACCTTCTTTGACGCTATTGTCTTCGTCGGCGGTCCCGATGATTCCTTCATCGCGAAGCTCAAGATTGGCCGACTTATTCATGCAGCAAGGGAGGCTTATATGCACCTTAAACCCATTGGCGTACTTGGCAATGCTACCCAATGGATGGTAAACACTTGCTTGCCTGGAGATTTCAGCGAGAAGACCAAGACTGAGTCAAGTGTCGTTGTGGAAAACGGTGTCGTCTTCGCCCCTGGTGACCCAACCCTCCATTCCATTAAGTTTGCTAAGCAATTCTTGGAGGGGGTCGCCCACCACCGTGTCTGGGACAGGCAAGTTGCGCACATTGCTGCATAG
- a CDS encoding gal4 DNA-binding enhancer protein 2, putative encodes MSIENLHIADETEIPAGATVELHSRPERKARKALEGLGLKRVQGIQRVTLRRARNVLLVVSSPEVYKSPGSDCYIVFGEAKVEDPNSAAQLQAQAQLAASSQAAQQAHAHGGFKEGVPKSLEELMQDAPSTDSSAPAPSGEATDASASGDFKVSDEEIQLIVAQTGVDEAKAREAYISEKGDLINAIMKLQ; translated from the exons ATGTCCATCGAGAACCTCCACATCGCTGACGAGACCGAAATCCCCGCCGGCGCCACCGTCGAGCTCCACTCCCGCCCCGAGCGCAAGGCCAGGAAGGCTCTCGAAGGGCTCGGCCTCAAGCGCGTCCAGGGCATCCAGCGAGTCACCCTCCGACGAGCCCGCAACGTCCTCCTTGTCGTTTCTAGCCCCGAAGTCTACAAGTCCCCCGGAAGCGACTGCTACATCGTCTTTGGAGAGGCCAAGGTGGAGGACCCCAACAGTGCGGCGCAGTTGCAGGCGCAGGCTCAGTTGGCTGCCAGTAGCCAGGCCGCCCAGCAGGCTCATGCCCACGGAGGGTTCAAGGAGGGTGTGCCCAAGTCTTTGGAGGAGTTGATGCAGGATGC GCCCTCCACCGACTCTTCCGCCCCTGCCCCCTCTGGCGAGGCTACCGACGCTTCCGCTTCTGGCGACTTCAAGGTCTCTGACGAAGAGATTCAACTCATCGTCGCCCAGACTGGTGTGGACGAAGCCAAGGCTCGAGAGGCGTACATCTCTGAAAAGGGTGACTTGATCAATGCTA TCATGAAGCTCCAATAA